The following coding sequences lie in one Arachis hypogaea cultivar Tifrunner chromosome 4, arahy.Tifrunner.gnm2.J5K5, whole genome shotgun sequence genomic window:
- the LOC112744959 gene encoding uncharacterized protein encodes MVEMVLLDITQAFGSPIQLASSWRWNNTDCQQGNVVVAVNLSRQSLTGLIPLSFSNLRDLKNLNLSGNNLRDSIPKSLKTLLRLESLDLSYNNLSGEVSIFPPKLKLNITISLEDSRCISNGDMY; translated from the exons ATGGTGGAGATGGTGTTGCTAGACATTACACAAGCATTTGGGAGTCCAATTCAGTTGGCCAGTTCATGGAGATGGAACAACACTGATTGCCAACAAGGGAACGTTGTTGTTGCTGTGAATTTGTCAAGGCAAAGTTTAACGGGGTTGATCCCTCTTTCATTTTCTAATTTAAGAGATTTGAAGAACTTGAATTTAAGTGGAAATAATTTGAGGGATTCAATACCTAAGAGCTTGAAAACATTGCTTCGTCTTGAGTCTTTGGATTTGTCTTATAACAACCTATCTGGAGAGGTTTCTATATTTCCACCAAAACTGAAGCTGAATATCACCATTTCCTTGGAGGATAGCAG GTGCATTAGCAATGGCGACATGTATTAG